Within Piliocolobus tephrosceles isolate RC106 chromosome 7, ASM277652v3, whole genome shotgun sequence, the genomic segment GGCATGGGGGCCTGGAAGACTCCCCCCACCCGATGGTCCCCAGCAGGGAGAATGAGGCACCCACTCCTCACACAGCTGTGGCGGGTCAAGTCCCTCTCTTGCATCTCATCCCCATGCCCCTGGCACCCCCTGCTGGCCATTCCTGGCATAGGTGTGGGGatgtggggcagggtggggggcgCTCTGGTTGGACACTGAGTTTGCTGAAAATCAAAGTGGGGCCCCAGGAGTCAACTCTGACCCAAATGACAATGCCCACACACCATCCTCTCCACATGCTTTTTTGCTGTTTGCCTTCCCACTGCTCAGTCCTGGGAGATCAGCCACTATCCTCATGTTGTAAATGATGGGAGTGAGGCCAGTGGGTGGTGGAGCCACTGGGGGAACCTGGCGGCTGGAGCTCCCCTGGGGTGTCCTGCAGTCCACACTCCCACTGAGGGAGGCAGGGCCCCTTCCCTGAGGCTCCGAGAGGCCCTGGGGCCCTTCTGGTGGGTCAGGGTGGCCTGTGCTTGGCCTGATTGCTGCCGCTGGGGCCTCCCCTGCTGTACCTGGGATCGAGAGGCCAGATCCCCAGTGCTCCCCAGCGGCAGCATGGGGCAGTGGCCTCAACTTCATGGTGGGTCCCCTCGTGGTGGCTGCCAGCTGTCTcctcgccacgttggccaggagcAGGCACTTGCTTTCCTTTCCAAGTCGCTCCGACACTTCCCTTTCCAAGTCGCTCCGACACTTCCCTTTCCAAGTCGCTCCGACCCTGCTGCATTGGGTGTGCATTAGCCCAGAGTGCTGGGCAGGAGGCCCAAGCGGGATGCCTGGACGTGGCAGCCCCTTCCCGGCCCCCTGGTGCCGCTGCCCCTCTCTGGCCCACAGATGGCAGTGGCCCTCTCCTGCTTTGTGCTCCTCCATGGCTACCCAGTGCTCCAGGACCATGGGCACTCCAAGTGGCCCAAAGTGTTCTTGGCAGCACGAGGACCCCCGGGGAGCAGAGACTCCTGGGGCATGAGGTCTAGTTTGCTGGGGGAACACAGGTCCATAAAGGCCGTGGGGACTGTTGGGGCTGGGATGGAGGAAGACCCACCAGAGAAGCTGAACAGAGTGGCTGGGGTGAGGGCAGGGGCGTGGTGGGGAGGGGCCTGCAGGCATTTGTCCCAGGCTCCCTCATGTGGCCAGCTGGCCAGGTCCAGGGCAGGCTCAGTCAGGCTGTGCCCTGGGTTCGAGGCCCTGGTTGGATACCAGGTGTGAGGCCTTGGTCACCACTGGTATTCCCTGCGAGGGGTGAGGAAGCGGCTCCAGGTCACAGCTGGGGTGTGAAATGTGGAGCCCTGGTGATGAGGATGGTGACCCTCCGCTGAgcccatgaggaaactgaggctgtgaTGAGCAGGGCCTGGCCAGAAACTGGATGGAGCCTGGGGGCTTCCAGGTGTGCCAGGAAGGAGAGCTTTGGCGGCCAGGCCCCTCTACCCTCTGCTCACCATCAGGACGCTGAGTTGTGAGACAGCCCTCGAGTGGGCGAAGGTCGTCATCCCTTCATCATCCTGGCAGCAAACCTGTCCAGCGGCGGCTGGCACAAGGGGACCCTTCCGACTCAGGCGTTACCTGAGCTCTCCAGAGTGGACCCGGGAGCTGGGTAGACACCGGACCCCCAGGTCCTCCCAGACCAGGCCTTCCCTGGCACTGCGGCCCCTCCCGACCCGGGCCGGCCTCGGCGGGCTTAGCACCCCCATGACTTACCCCGTCCAGACCACGAGCCCCTGCCCTATCCTGATCCCCGCCCTCTGGTCTCCCCCCAGGCGGCTGGAAGCTGTGGTCCCTGTGGGGCGAATGCACGCGGGACTGCGGGGGAGGCCTCCAGACGCGGACGCGCACCTGCCTGCCCGCGCCGGGAGTGGAGGGCGGTGGCTGCGAGGGGGTGCTGGAGGAGGGTCGCCAGTGCAACCGCGAGGCCTGCGGCCGTGAGtgcgggcggggcggggcggagcCAGAGCCCTGGAGAGGCGGGGCTTGTgagggagggggcggggcccTGGAGAGGAGGGGGCctgtgggggcggggaggggtcCGTGGGGACTGGGCGGGGCCTCGAGCACAAGggctggtgggggcagggaggggtagGGCCCAGAGCAACAGGGCCGGTGGAGGGAGGGGCTTAGGGCGGGACCAGGTAGGGGCGGGGCCTGGGCCTGGCAGACGCTGGGCGGGGCCTGCAGTCGCTGGGCGGGGCCTGCAGGAAGAGTGAATAGGGTGAGTCTGGGCTCTGAGAAGCAGGACCTCAACTCGGGGCTGGCCCGTGGGAGTGGGGCCTAGCCGGGGGAGCAGAGGTGAGGGTCCCGAAGAGTGTGGTGCTTGGGGCTGGGTGGGACTAGATGgggctttcttgtttttgttttttgctgttttttttgagagggagtcttgctgtgtcacccgggctggagtgcagtggtaggctCACTGcgaactccgcctcccgggttcccgccattctcctgcctcagcctcccaagtagctgggactacaggcgcccgccacctcgcccggctaattttttgtatttttagtagatggtatccatctcctgacctcgtgatccgcccgtctcggactcccaaagtgctgggattacaggcatgagccaccgcacctggcctagatgGGGCTTTCTTCCCGTTTATGGATTGGGGGTTTTGGAGGGTGTGCGGAAGGCTGGCTGTGGGAGCTCTGGCCAAGCcagccctcctgccccagccGAATGCTGCCTCCAgaatgtatttctctaatgagGCTCTCTAATGACCCCATGCATTTTTTAGCTGCTTCCATGAAGTTAAATCACGTTGTAATGAGACTGTCTTTGGGCTGTTTTTTGCTTGGTGAGCTTTCCTGGGGAGAGGAGCTCCTCTCAGGAGCCTGGGGAGGGCCCTGGGGCGTCAGCTGGCCTGCGGGACGGAGGCAGGGGCGCTGTTGGGGTGCCGGGCAGGGGAGAGCAGCCACCACTTAGTGCAGGCTGCCGTCCTGCAGGTGAACGCTGGCCTGTGGGCAATGAAGGCAGTGAGGGAGTGGGCGCAGGGTACGGGAGACGGGACCCACAGGAAGGGTCCCCTGTTGACCAGATGAGGGCTGGTGCCAGGCTGGGTGTTCTGGCCCCTGGCTTCCCAGCTGCCCAGGGGAGCCAGGTGGCCCAGTGCTGGCGGGCTCAGAGCACTGTGGCCACAGAGAGAGAGGACGGGGGCAAAGCACTGCTCCCGTGCTGACCTGAGCCCGTCCTGCAGCCGCTGGGCGCACCAGCTCCCGGAGCCAGTCCCTGCGGTCCACAGATGCCCGGCGGCGTGAGGAGCTGGGGGACGAGCTGCAGCAGTTTGGGTTCCCAGCCCCCCAGACCGGTGAGCTGGCGGGAGGGGGTGGGCAGGACTAGGGCTTTGGGAAAATACTGTAAGTTAACAATCGCCACTAGTTATGGGCAGTAACTTGAATAACTAGCCTAACCCGTCAGGTGCTGGGCTCTTGTCTCCTGACTGACTGGCATTAGGGGAACTGGTGTGAGGTGAGGAGACCTGTCCCTGGCCAGACCCTAGAGGCCCAGGGATGGCACAGGCCGGCTCTCAGGGCTTCCAGCCTTGTAGGGGAAATGACCAGttcttgagatcagcctggttcGAAGGCCCGGGGGCTCGGCCCCAGCCCTGCTGCCTGCTCCCCAGCAGGGCGGCCCTCCTGCTGCGGGATCTGGCCCTGGTCTGACTGCAGCCCCATGGGCGGCAGGCCTGTGACACTGTAGTGGGGCCTGCAGGTGACCCAGCAGCCGAGGAGTGGTCCCCGTGGAGCGTGTGCTCCAGCACCTGCGGCGAGGGCTGGCAGACCCGCACGCGCTTCTGCGTGTCCTCCTCCTACAGCACGCAGTGCAGTGGACCCCTGCGCGAGCAGCGGCTGTGCAACAACTCCGCCGTGTGCCCAGGTGGGTGGGACCTTGGGCTTGGGCAGCGGGCGGCTGGGGCAGCGGGCAACTGGGGCAGTGGGGGGCTGGGGCAGCAGGAGGCCAGGGCTTCGGGGACCGTGGCAACAGAGGGCAGCAGCACCTTCCATCCCTCTGCAGTGCATGGTGCCTGGGACGAGTGGTCACCCTGGAGCCTCTGCTCCAGCACCTGTGGCCGTGGCTTTCGGGATCGCACGCGCACCTGCAGGCCCCCCCAGTTTGGAGGCAACCCCTGTGAGGGCCCTGAGAAGCAAACCAAGTTTTGCAACATTGCCCTGTGCCCTGGTAGGTGAGAGGGAGGGcgtgggggcagggaggaagggaagaaaggagaggtcACAGTAGGCCACTGGCCAGGCCTGGGAACCCAGCTTTGCCCACTCCAGACCCACCTCAGGGTGCTAAGAGGTTAGAACCTCAGACTGGGTTCAGGAAGCAGGCTGAGGTGTGACCTTGGGGCATTTCCCACCCATGTCCCAGGCTGGGTGAGGGCTGCTGGCCCCCAGGGTGTTCACACCCATGTCCCAGGCTGGGTGTGGGCTGGTGGCCCCCAGGGTGTTTACACCCATGTCACAGGCTGGGTATGGGGTGGTGGCCCCCAGGGTTTACTCTCTCGTGTCCCAGCCTGGATGTTCTCACCCATGTCACAGGCTGGATGTGGGGTGTTGGCCTCCAGGGTGTTCTCACCAATGTCACAGGCTGGGTGTGGGTAGTGGCCCCCAGGGTGTTCTCACCTATGTTCTAGGCTGAGTGTGAAGCAGTAGCCCCCAGGGTACTCACACCCACATCCCAAGCCAGGCATTGGGGTGCCGGGTGTTCACGCCCACTTCGTGTCCCCTTCCTCCCCCGGGCCGGGCAGTGGATGGAAACTGGAATGAGTGGTCGAGCTGGAGCGCCTGCTCCGCCAGCTGCTCCCAGGGCCGACAGCAGCGCACGCGTGAATGCAACGGGCCTTCCTATGGGGGCGCCGAGTGCCAGGGCCACTGGGTTGAGACCCGAGACTGCTTCCTGCAGCAGTGCCCAGGTCAGGGGTGCACCgggctggggttgggggcacCTAACATGCAGGAACTTCTAGGGAGGGGACAAGCCCCACGGCGGGTGGGGGTAACCATGGGCCCTGGCATGTGACTGAGGAGGGAGCGGGGTGCACGGTGGGGTCTGCAGTGGTCGTGGGGGAAACAGGGCGTGGAGTGGCTGCAGGGTGAGTGAAGTGcactgtggggtggggggagccaTGAGGAGAGTGGGGCATGGGGCAGCCATGGGGAGAGGAGTGGGGTGCACAGTGGGACTTGGGGTGTCTGTGGGGGAAGTGGAGTGTGGGGTGACTGTGGGGTAGCGGGGTGTACAGTGAGGCGTGGAGGGTGGTCGGGTTGGCTGCATGTGGgagtttgctttattttgtatCAGGCTGATGACTGGTTTCTCCCCTCCTGGTCTGAATTTCCCTTCTCCTGACCTCCTGCCCCACATCCCTGGGTCCCTGTGTTTCACTGCCGCACGGCTCTGTGTGCATCCCTGTCTGTGTCCTCGTGTCACTGTGGCTCCTGGACCCTGCCCTCCTTGTCGCCTGGCCCTGTGTCTGGCTGTGCCTGCAGTGGATGGCAAGTGGCAGGCCTGGGCGTCATGGGGCAGTTGCAGCGTCACGTGTGGGGCTGGCAGCCAGCGACGGGAGCGTGTCTGCTCCGGGCCCTTCTTCGGGGGAGCAGTCTGCCAGGGCCCCCAGGATGAGTACCGGCAGTGCGGCACCCAGCGGTGTCCTGGTGAGGCCCCTCCCACCTGGGCTGGGCTGTGGGGAGGGCTGGTGGCAATCCGGCAGGCTCGGGCTCAGCTGTCACCCACGTGGTGTGTTGGGGGCTCCCGTCCTGTCCTCATAGTGATGCCCGCTCCAGGCGCCTTGCAAGGGTCTGGGCCTTCCAGAGCCAGCTGCCGGCTCTCAGTACCCCTTCCTGAACCCCTGTCCTGGGCTCCTTGGCAGAGCCCCATGAGATCTGTGATGAGGACAACTTTGGTGCTGTGATCTGGAAGGAGACCCCAGCGGGAGAGGTGGCTGCCGTCAGGTGTCCTCGCAACGCCACAGGTGAGCGCTGGAGAGCACGTGGTGTATGGAGGCTCCTGTCCTGCCCTCATGGTGATGCCCACGCTGAGGTGCTGTCAGCACTGGGACACGGCCCAGGCACGGAGCCCAGACAGCCTGCGTACGCTGGCGCGGGGTGGTGGAGCCGCGAGCCCAGGGCACCGTGTGAGAACTCTATGGCAGCTGCTGTTCCGAGCACTCGCTAGGGGCTGGCACCCATGCTCTGCCCTAATACAAGACATCCGTGGAGTCTCAGCAACCCAAGAAGCCGCCAGCATTTACagctgggaaactgaggcacagggaagtgAATGCACTTGCCCTGGGCGTGCAGGGACAGGGAGAGGAGGCCTCCGCTGAATGCCAGCCTCAAGGAGAAAGCAGGGCTCCGTGGGGAAGGGCTCACTGCACTAGGGGCGGGCCTCCTTCGCCCCTCCTTTTTGACGGAGTGCAAGTGCTTTATGTCCCTGACAGGCAGCAGGCAGGGAGGATGGGAGCCCAGGTTCAAACTCTGGTTCTGCCCTTATTTGCTGTGTGACATTCAGAAACTgacttaacctccctgagcctcagtgttctccTCTGTAGGATGAGAGCAGTCGGGGTTCCTCTGCTCGGAGCTGCTGTGGGGAGGTGTGGGGGACGGCGGCGGGGGCCCTGTATTGccagctgcagctgctgctcctCCCTCACTCTTCTGATTACAGAACAGGGCATGTTCTTGGTAGCAGATTGCAAATGCTGAGAAGCAAAATGAAGCACGTGAAGGCCGCGCGGTGGCGTGCCTCCCCTGGCCTTTGGTCCACGTGCATGGCTGAGTCTCCCAGTGCCCCTCATTTTTGGCCCCATCTAAACCAGGTTCTGCATCCAGTCCCGTGGCTCTTGTCAGGTGTTGAACTTGTCTTGTGGCAGTTTTCTGTGGCTGCCGCCACCCTCTAAACACTCAGCTGTCACTGTTTCTCTGATGATGTCCTGGGAGTGAGCTCTGTATCACAGGGTGTGCCATGTTTAAGGCTGTTTTCCCCTTAATGCCCAGTAGCACTCCAAGGTTGCCCCCGTGTTTCCGGGCCAGGCTGAGGCCCCTGTAGCCCTGTGGATGCAGCCAGGCAGGGGCCCAGGGTGCTGGCCCCCTCCAGGGCTCTGGGTTAGTTAGAAGGGGCTCCGAATGAGCTCATGGCTGAACTCTGAAGCCCCTGCTCGGCCGAGAGCTCCGCCTCCAGGCAGTGGGGTTCCCGAAGGCTTAGCTCTTGCTGGGTCCTGAGTCCCTGGGGCTGGTAGCAGCTTGAAATGTGTTGAAGGGAATGAGGTCCCTGTGTGGACTTAGCTCTCCGTGTGAGGCCATGGGCAAGTCCCTGTTTCTGGGGCCCACAGGGTCCCATCCGGAGGGTCTGCCACCAGGGGCCGAGGGTGGGATTCCTGGGCCAGGCAATGGGTGTCCGCCTGAGAAGGAGGAGGTCTCCCCAGGACTCATCCTGAGACGGTGTGAGCTGGACGAGGAAGGCATCGCCTACTGGGAGCCCCCCACCTACATCCGCTGTGTTTCCATTGACTACAGAAACATCCAGATGATGGTGAGGGCCAGTTCCCGGGGGTCCCCAACCACCCCGGCCACACAGGTTGGGACCCTGCAGAGGGTCCTAGGCGTGGGAGGTCCTGGGTGGCTGCCTGGACGTGTCCCACAGAGGTGAAGGCACCTGCCCTCTCCGTCTTCCGCAGACCCGGGAGCACCTGGCCAAGGCTCAGCGAGGGCTGCCGGGGGAGGGGGTCTCAGAGGTCATCCAGACACTGGTGGAGATCTCTCAGGACGGGACCAGCTACAGCGGGGACCTGCTGTCCACCATCGATGTCCTGAGGAACATGACAGAGATTTTCCGAAGGGCGTACTACAGCCCCACCCCTGGGGACGTACAGGTGGGCTCCCCGAGGGGGATTTTGGAAGAGAGTGTCAGGAAGGTGTCTGGGGAGCCTTCCTGGACCTTAGAGATGGATCCTCAACCCTGACCACAGCCCAGGCCCTAACCCATGTCATAGGTCGAACTCTGACCTTTGTCACTCATCTAATCTTGGTTACACATTGAGCCCTGACCCTGGTCACACACTGAGCCCTGATCATAGGCTGAGCCCTGACCCTGGTCACACGCTGAGCTCTGGTCATAAGCTGAGCCCTGATCCTGGTCACATGCTGAGCCCTGGTCACATGCTGAGCCCTGACCCTGGTCACACACTGAGCCCTGACCCTGGTCACACACCATGTCCTGACTCTGGTCATACTCTGAGTTCTGAACCTTGTCACAAAACTGAGCCCTGATCCTGGTCATACACTGAGTGCTGATCCTGGTCACACTGAGCCCTGATCCTGGTCACACTGAGCCCTGACCCTGGTCACACACTGATCCCTGACCCTAGTCACACTGAGCCCTGATCCTGGTCACACACTGAGCCTGGACACTGGTCACATGCTGAACCCTAACCCTGGTCACATGCTGAACCCTGACCCTGGTCACATGCTGAGTCCTGACCCTGGTCACACACTGAGCCTCAATCCTGGTTATACACTGAACCCTGGCCCTGGTCACAGTGAGCTCCAACCCTGGTCACATGCTGAGCCCTGATCCTGGTGACATATTGAACCCTGACCCTGGTCACACGCTGAGTCCTGACCCTGGTCACAGTGAACGGTGATTTTGTGCCCTGTTCTCTGTCACTggcccttcttcctcttctttccagaACTTTGTCCAGATCCTTAGCAACCTGCTGGCAGAGGAGAATCGGGACAAGTGGGAGGAGGCCCAACTGGTAGGGCCTGGGGCCCCCACAGTCAGCAGCCTCAGGAGGGGTGCAGGCACAGCTGGTACCTCTGGTCTCCAGCTGGCCTGGGGTGGGGTCCCAATGGGTGCTCTGGGTTGGGATCCCAGGATGGCCTCTTGTTGGTGTTGGTGGCACTGAGGAAGCTCAGCGTTCccagcctgtttcctcatttgtctgAGGACAGTCATTTATTTCATGGGGCTCAGTGAGGAGGTTCGGGAGAACACTGAGCACATGAGAACGCCGAGGCGGCTGGGACATAGAGCCCTCCTCACGTGGGGCTCTGGCAGTGCTCACTCCCCCAAGCTGACCTCCAGCAGCCGCCACTCCTGGCCCTGGGTGGCACCCGGCATGGGGGCTGTGGGTATCCAGAGACTCTCCCCTAGCCTGGGCTTCCCATGGGTGGGGCACAGCAGCCCCTCTGGGCATCTGCGTTCTCATCCCCAAAGTGGAGTACTCAGAGGTCACCAGCCCCACTTCCTCGAAATGTTAGGAAATGGCCAATAAGAAAACgagggacagggaagggaaggaggcaggggctgAGGTATGGTGGGGCCTCCTCTCTGGGCTGCTCACCCCCCTGCCCCCCAGGCGGGCCCCAATGCCAAGGAGCTGTTCCGGCTGGTGGAGGACTTTGTGGACGTCATCGGCTTCCGTATGAAGGACCTGAGGGATGCATACCAGGTGACAGACAACCTGGGTAAGCCTGCCCG encodes:
- the LOC111553376 gene encoding adhesion G protein-coupled receptor B1 → MQSLAPDSGSSFREREIGERRQPAGAGEGEGACVRRRVRSRGRPGEARSGPGAAATGGAPPTSGRAPGSAAGDARHSRGFATRRIESLPAGPLLLGKPCATLVQGKFFGYFSAAAVFPANASRCSWTLRNPDPRRYTLYMKVAKAPVPCSGPGRVRTYQFDSFLESTRTYLGVESFDEVLRLCDPSAPLAFLQASKQFLQMRRQQPPQDDELGPRVGPPGPSDDFSVEYLVVGNRNPSRAACQMLCRWLDACLAGSRSSHPCGIMQTPCACLGGEAGGPAAGPLAPRGDVCLRDAVAGGPENCLTSLTQDRGGHGATGGWKLWSLWGECTRDCGGGLQTRTRTCLPAPGVEGGGCEGVLEEGRQCNREACGPAGRTSSRSQSLRSTDARRREELGDELQQFGFPAPQTGDPAAEEWSPWSVCSSTCGEGWQTRTRFCVSSSYSTQCSGPLREQRLCNNSAVCPVHGAWDEWSPWSLCSSTCGRGFRDRTRTCRPPQFGGNPCEGPEKQTKFCNIALCPGSCSQGRQQRTRECNGPSYGGAECQGHWVETRDCFLQQCPVDGKWQAWASWGSCSVTCGAGSQRRERVCSGPFFGGAVCQGPQDEYRQCGTQRCPEPHEICDEDNFGAVIWKETPAGEVAAVRCPRNATGLILRRCELDEEGIAYWEPPTYIRCVSIDYRNIQMMTREHLAKAQRGLPGEGVSEVIQTLVEISQDGTSYSGDLLSTIDVLRNMTEIFRRAYYSPTPGDVQNFVQILSNLLAEENRDKWEEAQLAGPNAKELFRLVEDFVDVIGFRMKDLRDAYQVTDNLVLSIHKLPASGATDISFPMKGWRATGDWAKVPEDRVTVSKSVFSTGLAEAEEASVFVVGTVLYRNLGSFLALQRNTTVLNSKVISVTVKPPPRSLRTPLEIEFAHMYNVSATRAHTDACGNARHGDKVVALHSG